GTAATCGCCGCGATCAGCGCGGCCATGGCCACACCGGAGCCTCGCACCAACGGCAGGTTCTGCACGGTGATGCCGCCGATCGCGGCGACGGGGAGGCGCGTCGCGTTCGCCACCTGCAGCAGCCCATCGATGCCGATCGGTGCGCCCGCATCGGCTTTTGACGCCGTCGCGAACACCGCGCCGACGCCGAGGTAATCGATATCCATCGCGTCCGCTCGTTCGGCTTCCGCACGCGTACCACACGAGAGCCCGATCAGCCGTTCGCGCAGCAATGCGCGCACCGGCGCTGCGTCGAGAAACCCGGTGTCGTCCGGCCCCAAGTGCACGCCGTCGCAATCGAGAGCGACCGCAGCTTGCCAATCGTCGTTCATGATGAGGAGCGCCTCGTGTTTTTCCGCGAGCTTGCGTATGGCGCGGACGTTTTCGTGGATGATGCCGGCCTTGGCGCGATACTGCACCACGCGAACGCCGTTTTCGTAGGCCGCCTGCGCGATGGCAACGACGTTGCGTTCGCCTTCGTTGACGATCGCGTAAATGCCGCGCAAACGTGCGGCTCGCTGCGCAC
This portion of the Candidatus Dormiibacterota bacterium genome encodes:
- the thiE gene encoding thiamine phosphate synthase: MTRAQRAARLRGIYAIVNEGERNVVAIAQAAYENGVRVVQYRAKAGIIHENVRAIRKLAEKHEALLIMNDDWQAAVALDCDGVHLGPDDTGFLDAAPVRALLRERLIGLSCGTRAEAERADAMDIDYLGVGAVFATASKADAGAPIGIDGLLQVANATRLPVAAIGGITVQNLPLVRGSGVAMAALIAAITGAADPAIAARELVAAWNAEA